The proteins below are encoded in one region of Leptotrichia sp. oral taxon 218:
- the sufD gene encoding Fe-S cluster assembly protein SufD codes for MLEKTSLENLENSEYRLKVFEKYKDLKKPEWKRVKYKYEEPQEFKKFDNFSAKNENQEGVEIKGINDSLEDLERLKSSYEYGLGEFFKLQNFAFYNQGQFIKIKERKKIEHPIYLTYVTDKENNFLVDYNVIEVEDFASATIIISYNSSDDAESYHNGVIKVFAGANSNVKIIKIQTLNTKSRNFESSKIEVKGQGIVNYYSVELGAQVNAVSHTSYLLEDNSQAYVFPGYLADGDRKVDLEYSTVFYGRKTLGDIHGRGAVKDTATKVFRGNMYFKQGASKSEGREGEFAILLDKNINVHSIPTLFCDEDDVIGEHYASIGKVNESQLFYLMSRGLSESRAKKLIVESSFKPILNNIDDETLREHLLEELEKRI; via the coding sequence ATGCTAGAAAAGACAAGTTTAGAAAATCTTGAAAATAGCGAATACCGGCTAAAAGTTTTTGAAAAATATAAAGACTTGAAAAAACCTGAGTGGAAAAGAGTTAAATATAAATACGAAGAACCGCAAGAATTTAAAAAATTTGATAATTTTTCAGCAAAAAATGAAAATCAAGAAGGTGTGGAAATAAAAGGGATTAATGATTCTCTAGAAGATTTGGAAAGATTGAAAAGTAGTTATGAATACGGACTTGGAGAGTTTTTTAAATTACAAAATTTTGCTTTTTATAATCAGGGACAATTTATTAAAATAAAAGAGAGAAAAAAAATTGAACATCCAATTTATTTGACTTATGTAACAGATAAAGAAAATAATTTTTTGGTTGACTACAATGTGATTGAAGTGGAAGATTTTGCAAGCGCTACAATTATTATAAGCTATAATTCAAGTGACGATGCCGAAAGTTATCACAACGGAGTTATAAAAGTGTTTGCTGGAGCAAATTCAAATGTGAAAATAATAAAAATTCAAACATTGAATACAAAAAGCAGAAATTTTGAAAGCTCTAAAATTGAAGTGAAAGGGCAGGGAATCGTAAATTATTACAGCGTTGAGCTAGGGGCGCAAGTAAATGCAGTTAGCCACACTTCATATTTATTGGAAGATAATTCACAGGCGTATGTATTTCCAGGATATTTGGCTGATGGAGATAGAAAAGTTGACTTGGAATATTCAACAGTATTTTACGGCAGAAAAACATTGGGAGACATTCACGGAAGAGGAGCTGTAAAAGATACTGCAACTAAAGTATTTCGTGGAAATATGTACTTTAAGCAAGGTGCTTCAAAATCGGAAGGAAGAGAAGGAGAATTTGCCATTTTGCTGGACAAAAATATAAATGTTCACTCAATTCCGACATTATTTTGTGATGAAGACGATGTAATTGGAGAACATTATGCGTCAATTGGAAAAGTCAATGAATCACAGCTGTTTTATTTGATGAGCCGTGGATTATCTGAGAGCAGAGCAAAAAAATTAATTGTGGAATCGTCATTTAAACCAATATTAAATAATATCGATGATGAAACATTAAGAGAGCATTTATTAGAAGAATTGGAAAAAAGAATATAA
- the sufB gene encoding Fe-S cluster assembly protein SufB, which translates to METRKKTYVADIERGVYDIKDEVKYRYKVQKGLTEEIIRKISARKNEPEWMLNFRLKALEVYNSKPMTDWGPDLSDLDMNDIIHYLEPDSAPMNENWDDVPSYIRDTFDRLGIPEAEKQSLAGVGAQYDSEVVYHSIHKELTEQGVIYTDIETAIKEYEDILKEYFMTLITVNDHKFSALHGAVWSGGSFIYVPKGVKVNMPLQSYFRLNAPEAGQFEHTLIIVDEGADLHFIEGCSAPKYQKNALHAGAVELFVRKGARLRYSTIENWSRNMYNLNTKRALVEEDGVIEWVSGSFGSRVSMLYPMSILKGDRSRCEFTGVTFASSGQNLDTGCKIVHIGKNTTSTVHSKSISKNGGAAFYRGLLKVMPEATGTKATVECESLMLDNISSSDTIPIIDIRNDSVDIGHEAKIGRISDEAIFYLMSRGISEDEAKAMIVRGFVEPISKELPLEYAVELNKLIELELEGTIG; encoded by the coding sequence ATGGAAACAAGAAAAAAAACATATGTCGCAGATATTGAACGGGGAGTCTATGACATAAAAGACGAAGTTAAATACAGATATAAAGTTCAAAAGGGGTTGACAGAAGAAATAATTAGAAAAATTTCTGCTAGAAAAAATGAGCCGGAATGGATGTTAAATTTTAGACTAAAAGCGCTAGAAGTGTATAATTCAAAGCCGATGACTGATTGGGGTCCAGATTTGTCGGACTTGGATATGAATGACATAATTCACTATTTGGAGCCAGATTCTGCGCCAATGAATGAAAATTGGGACGATGTGCCAAGTTATATAAGAGATACTTTTGACAGACTTGGAATTCCTGAAGCGGAAAAACAGTCACTTGCAGGAGTTGGAGCGCAATATGATTCAGAAGTTGTGTATCACAGTATTCATAAGGAATTAACTGAGCAAGGTGTCATTTATACGGATATTGAAACAGCCATCAAAGAATATGAAGATATTCTAAAAGAATATTTTATGACTTTAATTACAGTAAATGATCACAAATTTTCAGCACTACATGGAGCAGTTTGGTCGGGAGGATCGTTTATTTATGTGCCAAAAGGTGTAAAGGTCAATATGCCACTTCAATCTTATTTTAGATTAAATGCGCCAGAAGCTGGACAGTTTGAGCATACATTAATAATTGTTGATGAAGGTGCGGACTTACATTTTATCGAAGGATGCTCTGCGCCAAAATATCAGAAAAATGCGCTTCACGCTGGAGCAGTTGAGCTTTTTGTAAGAAAAGGTGCTAGACTTAGATATTCTACGATAGAAAACTGGTCAAGAAATATGTATAATTTAAATACTAAAAGAGCGCTAGTTGAAGAAGATGGTGTAATTGAATGGGTTTCAGGTTCATTTGGGTCAAGAGTTTCAATGCTTTATCCGATGAGTATTTTAAAAGGGGATCGTTCAAGATGTGAATTTACAGGAGTTACTTTTGCATCAAGTGGACAAAATTTGGATACTGGTTGTAAAATTGTACACATTGGAAAAAATACGACTTCGACAGTACATTCAAAATCCATTTCTAAAAATGGGGGAGCGGCTTTTTACAGAGGTCTTTTAAAAGTTATGCCAGAAGCGACTGGAACTAAAGCGACAGTTGAATGTGAATCGCTTATGTTAGACAATATTTCGTCTTCAGATACGATACCTATAATTGACATAAGAAATGACAGCGTCGATATAGGGCACGAAGCTAAAATTGGAAGAATTAGTGATGAGGCAATCTTTTATTTGATGTCGAGAGGGATTAGTGAAGATGAAGCAAAAGCGATGATTGTAAGAGGATTTGTTGAGCCAATCTCAAAAGAATTGCCACTGGAATATGCAGTTGAGCTAAATAAACTTATTGAATTAGAATTGGAAGGAACAATTGGATAA
- the sufC gene encoding Fe-S cluster assembly ATPase SufC, with the protein MSLLQLKDIRSEVEGKEILKGLNLNINKGEVHVIMGPNGAGKSTLASILVGNPKHKLIGGNIILDGENINDDTVDERAKKGIFLSFQYPEEIPGLTVEDFLRTAKEAVTGEKQYLMQFHNELEEKMEKLHINPEYAQRHLNVGFSGGEKKKNEILQMAVLEPKLAILDETDSGLDIDATKIVFEGVQKLKTNDTALLIITHYDKVLDYLDPDFVHILMDGKIVRTGGKEIVEEIEKNGYGEMKKQFGL; encoded by the coding sequence ATGAGTTTATTACAATTAAAAGATATAAGATCTGAAGTTGAGGGAAAAGAGATTTTAAAAGGTCTTAATTTAAACATTAACAAAGGGGAAGTTCATGTTATAATGGGACCAAATGGTGCTGGAAAATCTACGCTTGCAAGTATTCTGGTGGGAAATCCGAAACATAAATTAATCGGTGGAAATATTATTTTGGACGGAGAAAATATTAACGATGATACTGTTGATGAGAGAGCAAAAAAAGGAATTTTCTTGTCATTTCAATATCCTGAAGAAATTCCGGGACTAACAGTGGAAGATTTTTTGAGAACAGCGAAAGAGGCTGTGACTGGGGAAAAACAATATTTGATGCAATTTCACAATGAATTGGAAGAAAAGATGGAAAAACTTCACATCAATCCAGAGTATGCTCAAAGACATTTGAATGTAGGATTTTCTGGAGGAGAAAAAAAGAAAAATGAAATTTTACAAATGGCAGTGCTTGAGCCAAAATTGGCGATTTTAGATGAAACTGATTCGGGACTTGACATTGATGCGACAAAAATCGTGTTTGAAGGTGTGCAAAAATTAAAGACAAATGATACAGCGCTTTTAATTATAACACACTACGACAAAGTTTTGGACTATTTAGATCCAGATTTTGTACATATTCTGATGGATGGAAAAATTGTGAGAACTGGTGGAAAGGAAATAGTTGAAGAAATTGAAAAAAATGGTTATGGAGAAATGAAAAAGCAATTTGGGTTATAG
- a CDS encoding cobyrinate a,c-diamide synthase, whose protein sequence is MKKVKKILIAGTNSGSGKTTVTSILMSCLENVAPFKVGPDYIDTTYHEIFTGNKSHNLDIFMVGEENMRNIFEIYSQNKDIAVIEGVMGLFDGLSNEFDNFSTAHVARILDIPVILVISAKAISTSCAAIALGFKMLDPRINICGVILNNVSSQRHYLSLKQAIEKYANIECLGYVPKNESLALESRHLGLKLAFEENEAEILQRKNLFCEIGEKYLDLEKIKKIAKNFEPEMTFENWEKIKNLKNKYFGKKIAIAKDKAFSFYYQENLDLLKFCGFEIIEFSPIFDKKIPENIDFIYFGGGYPELFAKELQDNISMKKSILEQFEKGTKIYAECGGFMYLAKKIHLLDGANYDFCGIFDLEIKMRKNLNIKRFGYINIETGNEIKLKGHEFHYSEIGENKENFTFYKIFKNDDRKWNCGYRKKSALAGYPHISFFSNLEFFKFLVEEL, encoded by the coding sequence ATGAAAAAAGTTAAAAAAATATTGATTGCTGGAACAAACAGCGGAAGTGGAAAAACAACAGTTACAAGTATTCTTATGTCTTGCCTAGAAAATGTCGCTCCTTTTAAAGTAGGTCCTGACTATATCGACACAACTTATCACGAGATTTTCACGGGAAATAAGTCACATAATTTGGATATTTTTATGGTTGGTGAAGAAAATATGAGAAACATTTTTGAAATTTATTCACAAAATAAAGATATTGCGGTTATTGAAGGAGTTATGGGACTTTTTGACGGACTTTCCAATGAATTTGACAATTTTAGTACAGCACATGTTGCAAGAATTTTAGATATTCCAGTGATTTTGGTAATTAGTGCTAAAGCGATTTCTACAAGCTGTGCCGCCATCGCTCTTGGCTTTAAAATGCTAGATCCTAGAATAAATATATGTGGCGTTATTTTAAATAATGTGAGTTCACAAAGACACTATTTGAGCTTAAAACAAGCTATAGAAAAATATGCAAATATTGAATGTCTCGGGTATGTTCCAAAAAATGAAAGTTTGGCGCTTGAAAGTCGACATTTGGGATTAAAATTGGCGTTTGAAGAAAATGAAGCTGAAATTTTGCAGCGAAAAAATTTATTTTGTGAAATTGGAGAAAAATATTTGGATTTGGAAAAAATTAAAAAAATTGCTAAAAATTTTGAGCCAGAAATGACTTTTGAGAACTGGGAAAAAATTAAAAATTTGAAAAACAAATACTTTGGCAAAAAAATTGCAATTGCAAAAGACAAAGCTTTTTCTTTTTATTATCAGGAAAATCTTGACTTATTAAAATTTTGCGGCTTTGAAATAATTGAATTTAGTCCGATTTTCGATAAAAAAATTCCAGAAAATATTGATTTTATTTACTTTGGTGGTGGTTATCCAGAACTTTTTGCAAAGGAGCTGCAAGACAATATTTCTATGAAAAAAAGCATTTTGGAACAATTTGAAAAAGGAACAAAAATTTATGCGGAATGTGGCGGATTTATGTACTTAGCTAAAAAAATCCATCTATTAGATGGTGCAAATTATGACTTTTGCGGAATTTTTGACTTAGAAATAAAAATGCGAAAAAATCTTAATATCAAGCGTTTTGGATACATAAATATTGAAACAGGAAATGAGATTAAATTAAAAGGACATGAATTTCACTATTCTGAAATAGGTGAAAATAAAGAAAATTTTACATTTTATAAAATTTTTAAAAATGACGATAGAAAATGGAATTGTGGATATAGAAAAAAAAGTGCTCTTGCAGGATATCCACATATTTCTTTTTTCTCAAATTTAGAATTTTTTAAATTTTTAGTTGAAGAATTGTGA
- the rpsB gene encoding 30S ribosomal protein S2, with protein sequence MAVITMKQLLEVGAHFGHQAKRWNPKMKPYIFTERNGIHILDLHQTLEATEKAYEFVRQISEEGGKILFVGTKKQAQEAIKEEAQRAGGFYVNHRWLGGLLTNLETIKTRVKRLKELEEMDADGTLDEAYTKKEAGLLRKEMAKLSKNIGGIKEMNTLPAALFVVDIKKEFLALEEAKKLGIPVIALIDTNVDPDLVTYKIPANDDAIRSVKLFSQVIANAAIEANGGIEANADETPLNEEFETTEEVVEEVVEEEVPTEE encoded by the coding sequence ATGGCAGTAATTACAATGAAACAATTATTAGAAGTAGGAGCACATTTTGGACACCAAGCAAAAAGATGGAATCCAAAGATGAAACCTTATATTTTTACAGAAAGAAACGGAATCCACATTTTGGATTTACACCAAACTTTAGAAGCAACTGAAAAAGCTTATGAATTTGTAAGACAAATTTCTGAAGAAGGTGGAAAAATCTTATTCGTAGGAACTAAAAAACAAGCTCAAGAAGCTATTAAAGAAGAAGCCCAAAGAGCTGGAGGATTTTATGTAAACCACAGATGGTTAGGTGGATTATTAACTAACTTAGAAACAATTAAAACAAGAGTAAAAAGATTAAAAGAATTAGAAGAAATGGATGCTGATGGAACTTTAGACGAAGCATACACTAAAAAAGAAGCTGGATTATTAAGAAAAGAAATGGCAAAACTTTCTAAAAACATCGGTGGAATTAAAGAAATGAACACACTACCAGCTGCATTATTTGTAGTTGACATCAAAAAAGAATTCTTGGCATTGGAAGAAGCTAAAAAATTAGGAATTCCTGTAATTGCATTAATCGATACAAATGTAGATCCTGATTTAGTAACTTACAAAATTCCTGCAAATGATGACGCTATAAGATCAGTAAAATTATTCTCTCAAGTTATCGCAAATGCTGCAATTGAAGCTAACGGTGGAATTGAAGCAAACGCTGATGAAACTCCATTAAACGAAGAATTTGAAACTACTGAAGAAGTTGTAGAAGAAGTAGTTGAAGAAGAAGTACCAACTGAAGAATAA
- a CDS encoding PspC domain-containing protein, producing MEKKLYKSVKDRKIAGVCGGIAEYLNVDSNVIRIIWVLFAFGFGSGILAYVICALILSDNPSEYR from the coding sequence ATGGAAAAAAAATTATACAAATCAGTAAAAGATAGAAAAATAGCAGGAGTTTGTGGTGGAATCGCGGAATATCTTAATGTTGATTCAAATGTTATAAGAATAATCTGGGTTTTATTTGCATTCGGATTTGGAAGCGGAATACTTGCATATGTTATTTGCGCTTTAATTTTAAGTGATAATCCATCTGAATATCGATAA
- a CDS encoding lipopolysaccharide assembly protein LapB has translation MKKVLIGLFLIASLSVLGANSQKKTVSTSNYTENMDNQYFTVDGSLMNLYSKEKTEFKNKYMALSEKSDKKNLIALLKEYVKKYPNDAYAYEEIGTDYDILGNLKEAEKYYLKAIELGDNDTGAYSLVLLYSDENFLKLLNLTAKEKTEKKNIVDKYVKQLSDVGFTHEKLKELRSHKQMALIGNAYSIYRLAVHYSGTKNYKMAEKYAKDFLEFDNENPEILNILKNISK, from the coding sequence ATGAAAAAAGTTTTGATTGGACTATTTTTAATAGCAAGTTTAAGTGTTCTAGGTGCAAACAGCCAGAAAAAAACTGTGAGCACTTCAAATTATACTGAAAATATGGATAATCAGTATTTTACAGTAGATGGAAGCCTTATGAATCTGTATTCAAAAGAAAAGACTGAATTTAAAAATAAATATATGGCTTTATCTGAAAAGAGTGATAAGAAAAATCTAATTGCATTACTAAAAGAATATGTTAAAAAATATCCAAATGATGCTTATGCTTATGAAGAAATAGGAACTGATTATGATATACTAGGTAATTTAAAAGAGGCAGAGAAGTATTATTTAAAAGCAATTGAGTTAGGAGATAATGACACAGGAGCGTATTCACTGGTTTTATTATACAGTGATGAAAATTTTCTAAAATTATTAAATTTAACTGCTAAAGAGAAAACTGAAAAAAAGAACATAGTAGACAAATATGTAAAGCAACTATCAGATGTTGGTTTTACGCACGAGAAACTTAAAGAACTTAGAAGCCACAAACAAATGGCATTAATTGGTAATGCTTATTCAATATACCGATTAGCAGTCCATTATTCTGGCACTAAAAATTATAAGATGGCAGAAAAATATGCGAAGGATTTTTTAGAATTTGATAACGAAAATCCAGAAATTTTAAATATACTAAAAAATATTTCAAAATAA
- the tsf gene encoding translation elongation factor Ts — protein sequence MAITTALIKELRERTGAGMLDCKKALGENDGDIEKAIDWLREKGIAKAAKKSGRVAAEGLVFAAVSEDRKKGAILEFNSETDFVAKNDEFKSFGEKLVTLTLEHDLTSEDELKAFEHEGKTIETHLTELIAKIGENMNIRRLKLVATTGFIETYIHLGGKIGVLLNVNGEATDENIEKAKGVAMHVAAMDPKYLDKSQVTTADLDREKEIARHQLTAEGKPANIIEKILEGKMRKFYEENCLVQQKYVRDDKVTVEKFIAPCTIISFDRFKVGEGIEKEDVDFAAEVAAQLGQ from the coding sequence GTGGCAATTACAACAGCACTTATTAAAGAATTAAGAGAAAGAACAGGAGCAGGAATGCTTGACTGTAAAAAAGCTCTAGGAGAAAATGACGGAGACATCGAAAAAGCAATTGACTGGTTAAGAGAAAAAGGAATTGCTAAAGCAGCTAAAAAATCAGGAAGAGTAGCAGCTGAAGGATTGGTATTCGCAGCAGTTTCTGAAGATAGAAAAAAAGGTGCTATCTTGGAATTTAATTCAGAAACAGATTTCGTTGCTAAAAATGACGAATTTAAATCATTTGGAGAAAAATTAGTTACATTGACTTTGGAACACGATTTGACAAGTGAAGATGAATTAAAAGCATTTGAACACGAAGGAAAAACTATTGAAACTCATTTGACAGAATTAATCGCTAAAATTGGTGAAAACATGAACATCAGAAGATTAAAATTAGTTGCAACTACAGGATTTATCGAAACTTATATTCACTTAGGTGGAAAAATTGGAGTTTTATTAAATGTAAATGGTGAAGCAACTGACGAAAATATCGAAAAAGCAAAAGGAGTTGCAATGCATGTAGCTGCAATGGATCCTAAATATTTGGATAAATCACAAGTTACAACTGCTGACTTAGATAGAGAAAAAGAAATTGCAAGACATCAATTAACTGCTGAAGGAAAACCTGCAAATATAATTGAAAAAATATTAGAAGGTAAAATGAGAAAATTCTACGAAGAAAATTGTCTAGTTCAACAAAAATATGTAAGAGACGACAAAGTTACTGTTGAAAAATTCATCGCTCCATGCACAATTATTTCATTTGACAGATTTAAAGTTGGAGAAGGAATCGAAAAAGAAGATGTAGATTTTGCTGCAGAAGTAGCTGCTCAATTAGGACAATAA